Proteins encoded within one genomic window of Deinococcus grandis:
- a CDS encoding sensor histidine kinase, which produces MKLFPRLLLAHLLAVLVALGALLLVAELTLPGVYQHHVDQMVRAMGEPGRALRPDLEAGMRGALTGALLLALPFAALAAALSALLTSRRVVRSVALLGQGSRDLAGGAYARRLPEGGRDELADLARNFNRLAAALERVEQDRVTLIGEVGHELRTPLAALRGYSEALSDGMLPPAQVAPAIEREVRFLERLAQDLSLVSRAEAGHVDLHLEAVPVQALLDAARERFADGYAARGVTLRVGGSGAWVQADPERAGQVLANLLHNAARHTPPGGVVTLEVEVSGRQVALVVRDTGCGIAPQHLERIFERFYRVDEARTRDEAGGVGSGVGLTVARALARRMDGDLRAESGAGGSTFTLTLPGVPVGGAGPDTLD; this is translated from the coding sequence GTGAAGCTGTTCCCCCGGCTGCTGCTGGCGCACCTGCTCGCCGTGCTGGTGGCGCTGGGGGCGCTGCTGCTCGTGGCGGAACTCACGCTGCCGGGCGTGTACCAGCATCACGTGGATCAGATGGTGCGGGCCATGGGCGAGCCGGGCCGGGCGCTGCGGCCGGATCTGGAGGCCGGGATGCGCGGGGCGCTGACGGGCGCGCTGCTGCTGGCCCTGCCGTTCGCGGCGCTCGCGGCGGCGCTGTCGGCGCTGCTCACGTCCCGGCGGGTGGTGCGGTCCGTGGCGCTGCTGGGGCAGGGCAGCCGCGACCTGGCGGGCGGGGCGTACGCGCGGCGGCTGCCCGAGGGCGGGCGGGATGAGCTGGCGGATCTGGCGCGGAACTTCAACCGGCTCGCGGCGGCGCTGGAACGGGTCGAGCAGGACCGCGTGACGCTCATCGGCGAGGTCGGCCACGAGTTGCGCACGCCCCTGGCGGCCCTGCGCGGGTACAGCGAGGCGCTCAGTGACGGGATGCTGCCGCCCGCGCAGGTCGCCCCGGCGATCGAGCGGGAGGTGCGCTTTCTCGAGCGGCTGGCGCAGGACCTGAGTCTGGTGTCGCGCGCCGAGGCGGGCCACGTGGACCTGCACCTGGAGGCGGTACCTGTGCAGGCGCTGCTGGACGCGGCGCGCGAGCGCTTCGCGGACGGGTACGCCGCGCGCGGGGTGACGCTGCGGGTGGGTGGGTCCGGCGCGTGGGTGCAGGCCGATCCGGAGCGGGCCGGCCAGGTGCTGGCGAACCTGCTGCACAACGCCGCGCGGCACACCCCGCCGGGGGGCGTTGTGACGCTGGAGGTGGAGGTCTCCGGGCGGCAGGTCGCGCTGGTGGTGCGCGACACGGGCTGCGGGATCGCCCCGCAGCACCTGGAGCGGATCTTCGAGCGCTTCTACCGCGTGGACGAGGCCCGCACGCGTGACGAGGCGGGCGGCGTGGGCAGTGGCGTGGGCCTGACGGTCGCGCGGGCGCTGGCGCGGCGCATGGACGGCGACCTGCGGGCCGAGTCCGGCGCGGGCGGCAGCACCTTCACGTTGACGCTGCCCGGCGTCCCGGTGGGCGGGGCGGGGCCGGACACGCTAGATTAG
- a CDS encoding response regulator, with the protein MARVLIVDDDPAILEILGAYLRADGHDVREAATGVQARALLPEVDLAVLDWMLPGVSGLDVAREQRRAHPDFPLILLSARGEEEDRLRGLDVGADDYVTKPFSPREVAARVRALLRRSGVRDVVGGAGLSVNARTREVTLDGAPLTLTRLEFELLLTLAGHPGMVWTRERLLDRVWGADDPVVERVVDVHLAGLRRKLGEDAARPRFIETVRGVGYRFRDGA; encoded by the coding sequence ATGGCACGCGTCCTGATCGTGGATGACGACCCGGCGATCCTGGAGATCCTGGGCGCATACCTGCGGGCCGACGGGCACGACGTGCGCGAGGCCGCGACGGGCGTTCAGGCGCGGGCGCTGCTGCCGGAGGTGGATCTCGCGGTGCTGGACTGGATGCTGCCGGGCGTGAGCGGGCTGGACGTGGCGCGCGAGCAGCGCCGCGCGCACCCGGACTTCCCGTTGATCCTTCTCAGCGCGCGCGGCGAGGAGGAGGACCGCCTGCGGGGCCTGGATGTCGGCGCGGACGATTACGTGACCAAGCCGTTCTCGCCGCGGGAGGTCGCCGCGCGCGTGCGGGCGCTGCTGCGGCGCAGTGGCGTGCGGGACGTGGTGGGGGGCGCGGGCCTGAGCGTGAACGCCCGCACGCGCGAGGTGACGCTGGACGGCGCGCCCCTGACCCTCACGCGACTGGAGTTCGAGCTGCTGCTGACCCTGGCCGGTCACCCCGGCATGGTCTGGACGCGGGAGCGGCTGCTCGACCGGGTGTGGGGCGCGGACGACCCGGTCGTGGAACGCGTGGTGGACGTGCATCTGGCGGGCCTGCGGCGCAAGCTGGGTGAGGACGCCGCCCGCCCGCGCTTCATCGAGACGGTGCGCGGCGTCGGGTACCGGTTCCGGGACGGCGCGTGA
- the rsgA gene encoding ribosome small subunit-dependent GTPase A, translated as MNGPELNLSEIGWTPEFEQAAQEVRLGAPGLTLLPGRVAGVGRNTATLWTQGGAQESVFAGTLRQADVTPVVGDWVLAEPVPDAPLRVHAVLPRRTQLARAVQSGMQLLSANVDVVLVMTAPDGDIDEARLSRYLEAVRAGGARAALLLNKVDLTRKPEAVLAQLRALDPAVPVLPLRAKEGEGVAGVRALIGPGETAALIGSSGMGKSTLTNALLGREAAQTGEVGATREGRHTTTARTLYRLPGGGVLVDNPGLRDIEVWREDAAAGFEDIEALAADCRFRKCTHGSEPGCAVVRAVARGQISEERVEAYRAAQGFATGRPKAKRRK; from the coding sequence TTGAACGGGCCGGAACTGAACCTCAGCGAGATCGGCTGGACGCCGGAGTTCGAGCAGGCCGCGCAGGAGGTGCGGCTCGGCGCGCCCGGCCTGACCCTGCTGCCGGGGCGGGTGGCGGGCGTGGGGCGCAACACGGCGACCCTGTGGACGCAGGGCGGCGCGCAGGAGTCCGTGTTCGCCGGGACGCTGCGGCAGGCGGACGTGACGCCCGTGGTGGGCGACTGGGTGCTGGCCGAGCCGGTGCCGGACGCGCCGCTGCGGGTGCACGCGGTGCTGCCCCGGCGCACCCAGCTGGCCCGCGCGGTGCAGTCCGGGATGCAGCTGCTCAGCGCGAACGTGGACGTGGTGCTCGTGATGACGGCCCCGGACGGGGACATCGACGAGGCGCGGCTGTCGCGGTACCTGGAGGCGGTCCGGGCGGGCGGTGCGCGGGCGGCGCTGCTGCTGAACAAGGTGGACCTGACCCGCAAACCCGAGGCGGTGCTCGCGCAGCTGCGGGCGCTCGATCCGGCGGTGCCGGTGCTGCCCCTGCGCGCGAAGGAGGGAGAGGGTGTGGCCGGGGTGCGCGCCCTGATCGGTCCCGGTGAGACGGCGGCGCTGATCGGGTCGAGCGGGATGGGCAAGAGCACCCTGACGAACGCGCTGCTGGGCCGCGAGGCCGCGCAGACGGGCGAGGTGGGCGCCACCCGCGAGGGGCGGCACACGACGACGGCGCGCACGCTGTACCGCCTGCCGGGCGGCGGCGTGCTGGTGGACAATCCGGGTCTGCGGGACATCGAGGTCTGGCGGGAGGACGCGGCGGCGGGCTTCGAGGACATCGAGGCGCTGGCGGCCGACTGCCGGTTCCGCAAGTGCACGCACGGCAGCGAGCCGGGCTGCGCCGTCGTGCGTGCCGTGGCGCGCGGCCAGATCAGCGAGGAGCGGGTGGAGGCGTACCGCGCGGCGCAGGGGTTCGCCACGGGGCGGCCGAAAGCGAAACGCAGGAAGTAA
- a CDS encoding CopD family protein, translating into MPLLAALAFLGLSLLLGTTLALAALDVPVRLRLPTLGLTLLALGWAGQVAVTLGALGLGWADAPAFLTDTLTGRAVLTGLLGGALLLAARVAGAPAPLLLPGALLLVWGASGVGHGAGHTLGVRALHAAHLTAMSAWVGGVLALTVARPLAARAAARFTPLAAGSVAVLAVTGLLLGAEHLPTLAEWTGTRYGQTLLLKLALVALALGAATLVRRAFAGRDRRVRTLLAREALLLLAVLGVTGVLSTTDPHEHPPQATLRAAPARSSG; encoded by the coding sequence GTGCCGCTGCTGGCCGCGCTGGCCTTCCTGGGTCTGAGCCTGCTGCTGGGCACCACGCTCGCCCTCGCCGCGCTGGACGTCCCGGTGCGGCTGCGCCTCCCGACGCTGGGGCTGACGCTGCTGGCGCTGGGCTGGGCGGGACAGGTGGCCGTGACGCTGGGCGCGCTGGGCCTGGGCTGGGCGGACGCTCCCGCGTTCCTGACCGACACGCTGACCGGTCGCGCGGTGCTGACCGGGCTGCTGGGGGGGGCGCTGCTCCTCGCGGCGCGGGTGGCGGGGGCGCCTGCGCCGCTGCTGCTGCCGGGCGCGCTGCTGCTCGTGTGGGGCGCGTCCGGTGTCGGGCACGGCGCGGGGCACACGCTGGGCGTGCGCGCCCTGCACGCCGCGCACCTGACCGCCATGAGCGCCTGGGTGGGCGGCGTGCTGGCCCTGACGGTCGCGCGGCCCCTCGCGGCGCGGGCCGCGGCGCGCTTCACGCCACTGGCCGCCGGGAGCGTGGCGGTCCTGGCCGTGACGGGCCTGCTGCTGGGCGCGGAGCACCTGCCCACCCTGGCCGAATGGACTGGCACCCGTTACGGGCAGACGCTGCTGCTCAAGCTCGCGCTGGTCGCGCTGGCGCTGGGCGCGGCGACGCTGGTCCGGCGGGCCTTCGCCGGGCGGGACCGGCGGGTGCGGACGCTGCTGGCACGCGAGGCGCTGCTGCTGCTGGCGGTGCTGGGCGTCACGGGCGTGCTCAGCACCACCGACCCGCACGAGCACCCGCCGCAGGCGACGCTCAGGGCTGCGCCTGCCCGTAGTTCAGGCTGA
- the kynU gene encoding kynureninase — protein MTTLTIPDHLLALDARDPLAHKRGAFHLPRGVVYLDGNSLGALPRGVPERLARAAQTEWGEALIRSWTAGADAGQDWMALPDRVAAKIARLIGARPHEVAVGDSTSVNTFKVLVAALGVAQPGRRVILTDADNFPTDLYVAQGLNALLGGTLELRRVPADDIEAHLTEDVAALLLTQVDYRTGRKLDLEAITAQARAQGIVTVWDLAHSAGAFPVDLSGAGADFAVGCGYKFLNGGPGAPAFLYAAERHHAAAPVAISGWMGHADPFEMARDFTPAPGARRFVAGTPMVLSLSALDEALDVFADVDLDALRAKSLSLTDTFIDLMEPLAARFPLTLVTPREHARRGSQVSYRHPQAREVMTDLIQAGIIGDYRTPDILRFGFTPLYHSHADVWQAARGVQAVLEARA, from the coding sequence ATGACCACCCTGACCATTCCCGACCACCTGCTCGCCCTCGATGCCCGTGACCCCCTGGCGCACAAGCGCGGGGCGTTCCACCTGCCGCGCGGGGTGGTGTACCTCGACGGCAACAGCCTGGGCGCGCTGCCCCGCGGCGTGCCCGAGCGCTTGGCGCGCGCTGCGCAGACCGAGTGGGGCGAGGCGCTGATCCGCTCCTGGACTGCCGGGGCCGACGCCGGGCAGGACTGGATGGCGCTGCCCGACCGCGTGGCCGCCAAGATCGCCCGGCTGATCGGCGCCCGCCCGCACGAGGTCGCGGTGGGCGATTCCACCAGCGTGAACACCTTCAAGGTGCTCGTCGCGGCGCTGGGCGTGGCGCAGCCGGGCCGCCGCGTGATCCTGACCGACGCGGACAACTTCCCCACCGACCTGTACGTCGCGCAGGGCCTGAACGCGCTGCTGGGCGGCACGCTGGAGCTGCGCCGCGTGCCCGCCGACGACATCGAGGCGCACCTGACGGAGGACGTCGCGGCGCTGCTGCTCACGCAGGTGGACTACCGCACCGGGCGCAAACTGGACCTTGAAGCGATCACCGCGCAGGCGCGCGCGCAGGGCATCGTGACCGTGTGGGACCTCGCGCACTCCGCCGGGGCGTTCCCGGTGGACCTCAGTGGCGCGGGGGCGGACTTCGCGGTGGGCTGCGGGTACAAGTTCCTGAACGGCGGCCCCGGCGCGCCCGCGTTCCTGTACGCCGCCGAACGGCACCACGCTGCGGCCCCGGTGGCGATCAGCGGCTGGATGGGGCACGCCGACCCCTTCGAGATGGCCCGCGACTTCACTCCGGCCCCCGGCGCGCGCCGCTTCGTGGCCGGCACGCCGATGGTGCTGAGCCTCAGCGCGCTGGACGAGGCGCTCGACGTGTTCGCCGACGTGGACCTGGACGCGCTGCGCGCCAAGAGCCTGTCGCTGACCGACACCTTCATCGACCTGATGGAACCGCTGGCCGCGCGGTTCCCGCTGACGCTGGTCACGCCCCGCGAGCACGCCCGGCGCGGCTCGCAGGTCAGTTACCGCCACCCGCAGGCGCGCGAGGTCATGACTGACCTGATCCAGGCGGGCATCATCGGGGACTACCGCACGCCGGACATCCTGCGCTTCGGGTTCACGCCGCTGTACCACTCGCACGCGGACGTGTGGCAGGCCGCGCGGGGCGTGCAGGCGGTGCTGGAGGCCCGCGCGTGA
- a CDS encoding SMI1/KNR4 family protein: MTDPISVLRDWLTIAVGEALPEQPTSPALDELEDTLNVPVPDDLRRYFRVIGPYLTRAEHGLFYGMSALPLDSGWSGELVQASADWPPVEAVEPPGTLRPVPFDPAWVLLAHDHGGAYLAADLRPGPAG; this comes from the coding sequence ATGACCGACCCGATCTCCGTCCTGCGCGACTGGCTCACCATTGCCGTCGGTGAGGCGCTCCCCGAGCAGCCGACCAGTCCGGCCCTGGATGAACTGGAGGACACCCTGAATGTGCCGGTGCCCGACGACCTGCGCCGGTACTTCCGGGTGATCGGCCCATACCTGACGCGGGCAGAGCACGGCCTGTTCTACGGCATGAGTGCCCTGCCGCTGGATTCCGGCTGGAGCGGTGAGCTGGTGCAGGCCAGTGCCGACTGGCCGCCGGTGGAGGCCGTGGAGCCGCCGGGGACGCTGCGGCCCGTTCCCTTCGACCCGGCCTGGGTGCTGCTCGCGCATGACCACGGCGGCGCGTACCTCGCGGCGGACCTGCGTCCCGGCCCCGCCGGGTAG
- a CDS encoding S8 family peptidase, producing the protein MNARPLLVPIALSLLLAACGQQTAAPQASQPQTGAPLLGTSNPEAIPGQYVVVFNDDVQTDFTAQSDFIGALGLDPQGVQVQQVYGAALNGFAAKLSSQNLARLQADKRVKYIEQDAMMHATATQTGATWGLDRVDQRSRPTDGSYIYNYTGSGVRAYIIDTGINTAHTSFGGRAIWGTNTTGDGNNSDCQGHGTHVAGTVGSATWGVAKGVTLVAVKVLNCSGSGTNSGVIAGVNWAVTNKGSATAVANMSLGGGFSQAVNDAVNTAASKNLVMVVAAGNENQNACNVSPASAASAITVGSTTNTDARSSFSNYGTCVDLFAPGSSITSTWIGSTTATNTISGTSMASPHVAGAAVLRIAAGSSTNSAVTSAVISSATTNVVSGVNGSPNRLLYTR; encoded by the coding sequence ATGAACGCACGTCCCCTTCTCGTTCCGATCGCGCTCAGCCTGCTCCTCGCCGCCTGCGGTCAGCAGACCGCCGCCCCCCAGGCCAGCCAGCCGCAGACCGGCGCGCCCCTCCTGGGCACCTCCAACCCCGAGGCGATCCCCGGGCAGTACGTCGTGGTCTTCAACGACGACGTCCAGACCGACTTCACCGCGCAGAGCGACTTCATCGGCGCGCTCGGCCTCGACCCGCAGGGCGTGCAGGTGCAGCAGGTGTACGGCGCCGCCCTGAACGGCTTCGCCGCCAAACTCAGCAGCCAGAACCTCGCCCGCCTGCAGGCCGACAAGCGCGTCAAGTACATCGAGCAGGACGCCATGATGCACGCCACGGCCACCCAGACCGGCGCCACCTGGGGTCTCGACCGCGTCGACCAGCGCAGCCGCCCCACAGACGGCAGCTACATCTACAACTACACCGGCAGTGGCGTCAGGGCGTACATCATCGACACCGGGATCAACACCGCGCACACCAGCTTCGGCGGGCGCGCCATCTGGGGCACGAACACCACCGGCGACGGCAACAACAGCGACTGCCAGGGCCACGGCACGCACGTCGCGGGCACCGTCGGCAGCGCCACCTGGGGCGTCGCCAAGGGCGTCACCCTGGTCGCCGTGAAGGTCCTGAACTGCTCCGGCAGCGGCACGAACTCCGGCGTGATCGCCGGCGTGAACTGGGCCGTGACCAACAAGGGCAGCGCCACCGCCGTCGCCAACATGAGCCTCGGGGGCGGCTTCAGCCAGGCCGTGAACGACGCCGTGAACACCGCCGCGAGCAAGAACCTCGTGATGGTCGTCGCCGCCGGGAACGAGAACCAGAACGCCTGTAACGTCTCCCCGGCCAGTGCCGCCAGCGCCATCACGGTCGGCAGTACCACGAACACCGACGCGCGCTCCAGCTTCAGCAACTACGGCACCTGCGTGGACCTGTTCGCGCCCGGCAGCTCCATCACCAGCACCTGGATCGGGTCCACGACCGCCACGAACACCATCAGCGGCACCTCCATGGCCTCCCCGCACGTCGCGGGCGCCGCCGTCCTGCGTATCGCCGCCGGCAGCAGCACCAACAGCGCCGTGACGAGCGCCGTGATCAGCAGCGCCACCACCAACGTGGTCAGTGGCGTGAACGGCAGCCCCAACCGCCTGCTCTACACCCGCTGA
- a CDS encoding ABC transporter ATP-binding protein gives MRFDAPRPPLPDEKLSPRERLRDLRATLALVWQASPLHAGTYAATSLAGSALPAANLYVGKLLLDEVARAAQGQVTYRALLTLLAVQVALVVVGNLISTVQNASQQLLGDALQHSVSRRILDKATTLSVEAFENADTYDRLQQAWREVGSRPLGVATQLVSLAGAVVTLGSVGALMSTLGPWVLPLVILASIPGVIVSNRFGVEGYRMLRRQTHDSRVQNYLGSLLTSDALVKEVRLFGFEGYLLGRWREYYLGFRRQLVTLVRRRSAWGFGAGLLSALLIGLASALILRRAADGQISVGDFSVFVLGITQIQGTVSSLLNGFSAIYQNLLYMRNLFAFLELPTRDLDAGEVWSGPIHTIEFRDVSFRYPLTERDVLRGVNFTVRRGEALALVGENGAGKTTIVKLLTLLFAPTGGQILLNGMDAARFSPRSVQKEMSIIFQDFGQYQMTARDNVALAEVSRLDDAAGVEAATDRAGAEFVGTLPQGLDTPLGRLFQGGRQLSGGQWQRLALARLYFRDASVLVFDEPTAALDARAEFETIQALREQTRERITLLISHRFSTVRLADQIVVLNGGEIVESGSHEDLMTLGGRYATLYDLQARGYA, from the coding sequence GTGAGGTTCGACGCACCACGCCCCCCCCTGCCCGACGAGAAACTCAGTCCGCGCGAGCGGCTGCGTGACCTGCGCGCCACGCTGGCGCTGGTGTGGCAGGCCAGTCCGCTGCACGCCGGGACGTACGCGGCGACCAGCCTCGCCGGGAGCGCGCTGCCCGCCGCGAACCTGTACGTCGGCAAACTGCTGCTGGACGAGGTCGCGCGCGCCGCGCAGGGTCAGGTCACGTACCGGGCGCTGCTGACCCTGCTGGCCGTGCAGGTCGCGCTGGTTGTCGTGGGGAACCTGATCAGCACCGTGCAGAACGCCTCGCAGCAGCTGCTCGGGGACGCCCTGCAGCACTCGGTCAGCCGCCGCATCCTCGACAAGGCCACCACCCTGAGCGTCGAGGCCTTCGAGAACGCCGACACCTACGACCGCCTCCAGCAGGCGTGGCGGGAGGTCGGCTCGCGGCCCCTGGGGGTCGCCACGCAGCTCGTGTCCCTGGCGGGCGCGGTCGTGACGCTGGGCTCGGTGGGCGCCCTGATGAGCACGCTGGGCCCCTGGGTGCTGCCGCTGGTGATCCTGGCGAGCATTCCCGGCGTGATCGTCAGCAACCGCTTCGGGGTGGAAGGCTACCGGATGCTGCGCCGCCAGACGCACGACTCGCGCGTGCAGAACTACCTGGGCAGCCTCCTGACGAGCGACGCGCTGGTCAAGGAGGTGCGCCTCTTCGGCTTCGAGGGGTACCTGCTGGGCCGCTGGCGCGAGTACTACCTGGGCTTCCGCCGCCAGCTCGTCACGCTGGTGCGGCGCCGCTCGGCGTGGGGCTTCGGGGCGGGGCTGCTGAGCGCCCTGCTGATCGGGCTGGCCAGCGCGCTGATCCTGCGCCGCGCCGCCGACGGGCAGATCAGCGTCGGGGATTTCAGCGTGTTCGTGCTCGGCATCACGCAGATCCAGGGCACGGTCAGCAGCCTGCTGAACGGCTTTTCCGCCATCTACCAGAACCTGCTGTACATGCGCAACCTCTTCGCGTTCCTGGAACTGCCCACCCGCGACCTCGACGCCGGGGAGGTCTGGAGCGGCCCGATCCATACCATCGAGTTCCGGGACGTCAGCTTCCGCTACCCCCTGACCGAGCGGGACGTCCTGCGGGGCGTGAACTTCACCGTGCGGCGCGGCGAGGCCCTCGCTCTGGTCGGCGAGAACGGCGCGGGCAAGACCACCATCGTGAAACTCCTGACGCTGCTGTTCGCCCCGACCGGCGGGCAGATCCTCCTGAACGGCATGGACGCCGCGCGGTTCAGTCCCCGCAGCGTGCAGAAGGAGATGAGCATCATCTTCCAGGATTTCGGGCAGTACCAGATGACCGCCCGCGACAACGTCGCCCTGGCCGAGGTGAGCCGCCTGGACGACGCGGCGGGCGTCGAGGCCGCCACCGACCGCGCCGGGGCCGAATTCGTCGGCACCCTCCCACAGGGCCTGGACACCCCGCTGGGGCGCCTGTTCCAGGGCGGGCGGCAGCTGTCCGGCGGGCAGTGGCAGCGCCTCGCCCTGGCCCGGCTGTACTTCCGCGACGCATCCGTGCTCGTGTTCGACGAACCCACCGCCGCCCTCGACGCCCGCGCGGAATTCGAGACCATCCAGGCGCTGCGTGAACAGACCCGGGAACGCATCACGCTGCTCATCTCGCACCGCTTCTCCACCGTCCGCCTCGCCGACCAGATCGTCGTCCTGAACGGCGGCGAGATCGTCGAGAGCGGCAGCCACGAGGACCTGATGACCCTCGGCGGGCGTTACGCCACGCTGTACGACCTCCAGGCGCGCGGGTACGCCTGA
- a CDS encoding Ohr family peroxiredoxin — translation MTATEPKVLFTATSDVQGGRTGEAQIGRDRLPVTLRPANASTQGADPEELFAAGYASCFLSALQSVARRDGVTVGGTPQARAHVSLLQDAQGYGLKVLMQVYLPDTPLDTGEALLRAAHAVCPYSRAVAGNVPVELELHAQPF, via the coding sequence ATGACTGCCACCGAACCGAAGGTCCTCTTCACCGCCACCTCCGACGTGCAGGGGGGCCGCACCGGCGAGGCCCAGATCGGCCGCGACCGCCTGCCGGTCACCCTGCGCCCCGCGAACGCCAGCACCCAGGGCGCCGACCCCGAGGAACTCTTTGCCGCCGGGTACGCCTCCTGCTTCCTGAGCGCCCTGCAGAGCGTCGCCCGCCGCGACGGCGTCACCGTGGGCGGCACGCCCCAGGCCCGCGCGCACGTCAGCCTCCTGCAGGACGCGCAGGGCTACGGCCTGAAGGTCCTCATGCAGGTATACCTGCCCGACACCCCCCTGGACACCGGCGAGGCCCTGCTGCGCGCCGCGCACGCCGTGTGCCCCTACAGCCGCGCCGTCGCCGGGAACGTCCCGGTGGAACTCGAACTGCACGCCCAGCCCTTCTGA
- a CDS encoding LysR family transcriptional regulator: MDLRHLQAFITVAEERHFGRAAERLNLAASPLGRVIRALEDEVGTPLLTRTTRRVDLTAAGAAFLPQAQAILAQLEQAASLARRTAQGESGRVRLGYMGAAQAALLPRLWRTLRATHPDVQLDVTELCTPDQRQALLAGELDAGLMALPVWHDDLRARPLASIPLLAALPQEHPLADRPSLSLRELAQEDWLTCTPYATTLPPEQVQALCMAFGLVPRTRAVGGSESAVVARVAAGVGVTLVPQTLLNPRQEGVRFVPLEDGVTLDVGLVTRAEPGNPAVGALLLAAQHLTTPA, encoded by the coding sequence ATGGATCTCCGGCACCTTCAGGCATTCATCACCGTGGCCGAGGAACGTCACTTCGGACGGGCCGCCGAGCGGCTCAACCTCGCGGCGTCCCCGCTGGGCCGGGTCATCCGCGCCCTGGAGGACGAGGTCGGCACGCCCCTGCTGACCCGCACGACCCGCCGGGTGGACCTGACGGCCGCGGGCGCGGCGTTCCTACCGCAGGCCCAGGCCATCCTGGCGCAGCTGGAACAGGCCGCGAGCCTCGCGCGGCGCACCGCGCAGGGCGAATCGGGCCGCGTGCGGCTGGGGTACATGGGGGCAGCGCAGGCCGCGCTGCTGCCCCGCCTGTGGCGCACCCTGCGGGCCACGCACCCGGACGTGCAGCTCGACGTGACCGAGCTGTGCACCCCGGACCAGCGGCAGGCCCTGCTGGCCGGGGAGCTCGACGCCGGGCTGATGGCGCTGCCCGTGTGGCACGACGACCTGCGTGCCCGCCCCCTGGCGAGCATTCCGCTGCTGGCCGCCCTGCCGCAGGAACATCCGCTGGCCGACCGGCCCAGCCTGTCCCTGCGGGAACTGGCGCAGGAGGACTGGCTGACCTGCACGCCCTACGCGACGACCCTGCCGCCCGAGCAGGTGCAGGCGCTGTGCATGGCCTTCGGTCTGGTGCCGCGCACCCGCGCCGTGGGCGGCAGCGAGAGCGCGGTCGTGGCGCGCGTGGCGGCCGGCGTGGGCGTCACGCTGGTGCCGCAGACCCTGCTCAACCCCCGGCAGGAGGGCGTGCGCTTCGTGCCGCTCGAGGACGGCGTGACGCTGGACGTGGGGCTGGTCACCCGCGCCGAACCGGGCAACCCGGCGGTGGGCGCGCTCCTGCTGGCCGCGCAGCACCTGACCACCCCCGCCTGA
- a CDS encoding tryptophan 2,3-dioxygenase, which translates to MTAPLPDRPGAPDRDAPEQAYTDFTRSLSYGDYLQLDVLKSAHRPVTTAHDEHLFIAVHHVSEVWLDLIIRELRAAMDQLARGITDAPQKGLSRVVRAQEQLTNAWEVLKTMTPADYLQFRDAFGQASGFQSASYRMVEFLLGNRHAVLLRPHEHRPDLIGPLREAIEAPSVYDLTLRLMHARGLSVPDDVLSRDLTLPPVLNETVLEHWLTVYRHPETYWDLYELAEKLLDVEDNFRRWRFNHLTTVERTIGFKRGSGGTSGAGYLRRALETVLFPELWEVRTRL; encoded by the coding sequence GTGACCGCGCCGCTGCCGGACCGCCCCGGCGCGCCCGACCGCGACGCACCCGAGCAGGCGTACACCGACTTCACCCGCAGTCTCAGCTACGGCGACTACCTGCAACTCGATGTGCTGAAAAGCGCGCACCGCCCGGTCACGACCGCGCACGACGAGCACCTCTTCATCGCCGTGCATCACGTCTCGGAGGTCTGGCTGGACCTGATCATCCGTGAGCTGCGCGCCGCGATGGACCAGCTCGCGCGCGGCATCACCGACGCGCCGCAGAAGGGCCTCTCGCGCGTCGTGCGCGCCCAGGAGCAGCTCACGAACGCCTGGGAGGTCCTCAAGACCATGACCCCCGCCGACTACCTGCAGTTCCGCGACGCGTTCGGGCAGGCGTCGGGCTTCCAGAGCGCGTCGTACCGCATGGTGGAGTTCCTGCTCGGGAACCGACACGCGGTGCTGCTGCGCCCGCACGAGCACCGCCCGGACCTGATCGGGCCGCTGCGGGAGGCCATCGAGGCGCCCAGCGTGTACGACCTGACGCTGCGCCTGATGCACGCGCGCGGCCTGAGCGTGCCGGACGACGTCCTCAGCCGCGACCTGACGCTGCCCCCGGTGCTGAACGAGACGGTGCTGGAGCACTGGCTGACCGTGTACCGCCACCCCGAGACGTACTGGGACCTGTACGAACTCGCCGAGAAACTGCTGGACGTCGAGGACAACTTCCGCCGCTGGCGCTTCAACCACCTGACGACCGTGGAGCGCACCATCGGCTTCAAGCGCGGCTCGGGCGGCACGAGCGGCGCCGGGTACCTGCGCCGCGCGCTGGAGACCGTGCTGTTCCCGGAACTGTGGGAAGTCCGCACCCGCCTGTGA